In Providencia alcalifaciens, the sequence TTGGATGGAAGCAACTTCTACACCAAGCGAAATTATCAGTGCAAATTTAACCGAGAAGGGTCAAGTTTCAGCACCGATCAAAGTTCAAGATAATTATGTTTTATTCCGTTTAGATGACGTTAAGCCAGAAGCGATTAAGCCTTTTGATGATGTTAAATCGAGTCTTGAAACTAGCTTAATCCAAGATAAAAGCGTCAAACAATTTTACGATTTACAACAGAAAGTGAGTGAAGCTGCGACTAATGACAATGAATCATTAGCATCAGTAGAAAGCATTTCTGGCTTGAAAGTTGCAACTACTGGTTGGTTTGATCGTCAAAACCCACCAGCACAACTGAATTTCCCGAAAGTCATTAACGAAGTTTTCAGCGACCGTTTAGTCGATAAAAAAGGCGCAACAGGTATCAACTCTGACGTGATAAACGTTGAAGGGGATCGTGCATTTGTCCTGCGTGTGACAGATTATAAAGCGGAATCAACAGAGCCATTCGAAACAGTAAAAGCGGATATCGAAGCATTAGTTAAGCGTCAGAAAGCGTCTGCACAATTAAAAGCGAATGGTGAAAAATTACTGGCAGAGTTACAAGCAGGTAAAGGTGATGAAGCATTGAAAGCTGCAGACACTCAGTTTGGTGCTGTTCAAACAGTTTCATTCCTGGCACCTGCAACGGATGTGACTGACGTTGCGATGAAGATGACTCCGCCAACTGACGGTAAACCAACTTATGCAATCGCTTATGACCAAAAAGATAATTTGTTAATTGTTCAATTAGATAAAGTGACTTTAGGCCAGCCAACTGCTGATGAGCTGAGCCAGTTATCTAACGAATATCGTGGTGCAATGAGCTCAGCGGTGAATGAAGCATTAATGCTGAATTTACGCGCGAATGCAAAAATTGAAGTGCAAAGCTTAGAATAAGTTATTTGCATGGAATAATTGCGAAGCGCTTCGCAACTAAGATTGTAATATCTGTAATAAAAGGCCACCCATTGGGTGGCCTTTCGCATTGTATAAAGCGAAGAAAAGTTTTTGGAAAAATTCTCTGGCATTGTGATGTCTCAATACACATAGGAGAACAATGATGAAATGGAATAAAAGCATTAAACAAGGACTAGGGACAGCGTTAATGATGGCAATGTTATGCCCTTTATCTGCATTTGCAGCAGTCAAAAAAGCAGAAACTGAAAAACCAGTAGCAACGATAGTGCAGCCTCAAAATAGTGATGAAGTAAAAAATGTGGTGAGTTTAGCATCCCCAGACCAAGTGAATATTAATCAAGCCACTGCTGAGGAATTAGCGAGGAAACTCAATGGGATTGGTAAACAGAAAGCTCAGGCTATTGTGGAATATCGAGAAAAATACGGCACTTTTAATACCGTGGAAAATATCCTAGAAGTACAGGGAATTGGCCCTGCATTTTTAGAGAAAAATCGTAATAAACTCGTCCTATAAGTAAAAATAGCCCACTTTCAACGTGGGCTATTTTTTAGGAAATAGAAAGTGGCGTTATGAGATTAAAAACAAATTATGGGTAATACTTGTGCTATGAAATTTGATTTAACGCGCGAATATGAGAGCCAAGTCTGATTAGTGATATTTTTTAAGCAGCTCTTTCAAATATTTGTTATTTTTATGTTATCAAATAATTCAACTGGTCGGAGTAGTTATGGCGATACACATAAAAGTGCTCGGTTATCACATTGATGTCTTTCAGCATGTCAATAACGCTCGGTACTTAGAGTTTTATGAAGCGGATAGATGGGATTGGATGGGCAAAGATAATCTTATTGAATGGGCTATCCAGCATCGAATCGTTATGGCAGCGGTGAATATTAATGTTAACTATTTCCAAGCAGTCGGGTTGGGCGATGAGCTAACCGTTATTTCACGAATGGATAAAATTGGCGTGAAGAGTGCTGTTTGTTACCAACAAATTATTCGCCATCGTAATGGCATAGATGAAGTGGTATCTGATGCGTACGTCACGTTTGTCTTCATTGATGGTAAAGCCAATAAAGCCATGGTGATTGAGGATGAACTTCGCGAAAAAATTGAGTCACTGAAAAACAAAACAGATGCTTTTATCGAAGTATAGCCAACCAGGAAACACGAATCATGGCTGGCTTTTAGAATTACTTCATTGCATTGAGTTGTTTGAGTAATGAATCCATAACGGCATGTTTATTATTGAGGTAATAATTCAAGCCTTTACTGCGTAAATGGCATGCGGCGCATTCGGAACAGCCATCACCTGGAATACCATTGTAGCAAGTGAGAGTTTGAGTGCGGATAGTCTCAAGGTGCCCATAGTAGTCAGCAAGAGCCCATGTTTGTGCTTTGTCTAACCACATAAGTGGTGTTTCGAAGCGAATATCTTTTGCTAGGCCTAGGCTAACCGCATGATTGAGCGCTTTGACAAACTCATCACGGCAATCAGGGTAACCTGAAAAGTCGGTTTCACAGACACCGGTGATCACTGCTTCTGCTTGTACTTGGTATGCATAGATAGCGGCGAGTGTTAGGAATAGAATATTACGTCCGGGTACAAAAGTACTTGGTAACCCGCTGGCTTCGCTTTCTTCATAGTCAGGAACCGGAATGTTATCACGGGTTAAGCTACTAACCGCTAACTCATTGAGTAGGGTGACATCGAGAACTTTATGCGCTTTTGCCCCTAATTGTTGGCTAAGCTTTTGTGCAATATCGATTTCTAAGTGGTGGCGCTGACCATAATCAAAGGTGACACAATGAACCTCATCATAATGTTTGAGTGCTTGAATTAGGCAGGTTGTTGAGTCTTGTCCTCCGCTGAAGACAACAACAGCACGTTTCATGAGTCTCTCCTAAGATTAAATAATGAGGATATTAATTTAGCTCTATGTTAACGAGCCAAGAGGGGAATGAACAGTCTGTTTTTGTACCTCAGCCTCTAAATTAAGCAATTTATGCTATGTTTCGGTTATTTATGCAAATTTATTCTACAATACTAGCAATTCGTAACAGCTTTATTATTTCATCATGATAGAATTTTGCTGATAACAGGATTTGTTCAGGGGCTCAACATGCTGGATAAAATAGATAAAAAATTACTTGGCTTATTACAAAATGACAGCAGTTTATCATTAAACTCATTAGCAGAAGCCGTCAATTTAACCTCGACACCATGCTGGAAGCGACTCAAACGGTTAGAAGACGAAGGATATATTCGAGGACGAGTCACGCTATTAGATGGCGAAAAACTGGGATTGGGATTGACGGTGATTGTCATGATCAAAACCCAACAACATAATAGCGAATGGTATGCGCAATTTGTTTCATTTGTGGAAAAACTGCCGGAAGTTTTAGTGTTTTATCGCATGGCCGGTGAGTATGACTATCTGATGCAAGTCGAAGTTCATGATATGAAATCCTATGATCTATTTTATAAGAAATTGGTCAATGGCGTTCATGGTTTAATTGATGTAACCTCCAGTTTTGCAATGGAAAAAATTAAATATACAACCGTGTTGCCAATCCCTGACTAATCAACAAGTCATATATTAGCGGAAGAGCACAAAGTTTCTAA encodes:
- a CDS encoding ComEA family DNA-binding protein, which gives rise to MKWNKSIKQGLGTALMMAMLCPLSAFAAVKKAETEKPVATIVQPQNSDEVKNVVSLASPDQVNINQATAEELARKLNGIGKQKAQAIVEYREKYGTFNTVENILEVQGIGPAFLEKNRNKLVL
- a CDS encoding acyl-CoA thioesterase, which gives rise to MAIHIKVLGYHIDVFQHVNNARYLEFYEADRWDWMGKDNLIEWAIQHRIVMAAVNINVNYFQAVGLGDELTVISRMDKIGVKSAVCYQQIIRHRNGIDEVVSDAYVTFVFIDGKANKAMVIEDELREKIESLKNKTDAFIEV
- the queC gene encoding 7-cyano-7-deazaguanine synthase QueC — translated: MKRAVVVFSGGQDSTTCLIQALKHYDEVHCVTFDYGQRHHLEIDIAQKLSQQLGAKAHKVLDVTLLNELAVSSLTRDNIPVPDYEESEASGLPSTFVPGRNILFLTLAAIYAYQVQAEAVITGVCETDFSGYPDCRDEFVKALNHAVSLGLAKDIRFETPLMWLDKAQTWALADYYGHLETIRTQTLTCYNGIPGDGCSECAACHLRSKGLNYYLNNKHAVMDSLLKQLNAMK
- a CDS encoding Lrp/AsnC family transcriptional regulator, which translates into the protein MLDKIDKKLLGLLQNDSSLSLNSLAEAVNLTSTPCWKRLKRLEDEGYIRGRVTLLDGEKLGLGLTVIVMIKTQQHNSEWYAQFVSFVEKLPEVLVFYRMAGEYDYLMQVEVHDMKSYDLFYKKLVNGVHGLIDVTSSFAMEKIKYTTVLPIPD